In Thermocladium sp. ECH_B, a genomic segment contains:
- the rpl19e gene encoding 50S ribosomal protein L19 (interacts with several domains of 23S rRNA) yields the protein MVSQAKKLIGRALGVASSRVRVSPDAADRLAEIATRSDARSLLKEGVVVIEPKKGNSRGRWRLLHEKKKKGRRRGQGTRRGPKSARVNEERQWVNRVRNMRRFLNYLKHKGTIDSKTWRRLYLMVKGGYFDSLANLRAYMIQNHIIEGTR from the coding sequence ATGGTTTCGCAAGCAAAGAAATTGATAGGTAGAGCATTGGGAGTTGCATCATCCCGCGTAAGGGTGTCCCCCGATGCCGCTGATAGATTAGCCGAGATAGCCACTAGATCTGATGCGAGGTCGCTGCTTAAGGAGGGCGTGGTCGTGATTGAGCCTAAGAAGGGGAATAGCAGGGGTCGTTGGAGGCTTTTACATGAGAAAAAGAAGAAGGGCCGAAGAAGGGGTCAAGGCACGAGGAGGGGCCCTAAGTCGGCTAGGGTTAATGAGGAGAGGCAATGGGTGAATAGGGTGAGGAACATGAGGCGGTTCCTGAATTACTTAAAGCATAAAGGAACAATTGATTCCAAGACTTGGCGTAGGCTTTACTTGATGGTTAAGGGCGGATACTTCGATTCGTTGGCCAATCTTAGGGCTTACATGATTCAAAACCATATAATTGAGGGAACCAGGTGA